In Pseudomonas fluorescens, a genomic segment contains:
- a CDS encoding HupE/UreJ family protein: MSLKKLFGAAALLLTPALAFAHPGHGDNGLVAGISHPLGGIDHLLAMVAVGLWAAQQKGAARWALPCTFVGTMLIGGVLGFEGLGLPALESGIAASVLALGLAVALAVRPPLFVAVAATAVFALFHGVAHGLELPDMSSPWAYAAGFVGATAALHAAGYALVRWLPAAAAPLVRVAGAASAATGVWLLAG; this comes from the coding sequence ATGAGCCTGAAAAAACTCTTCGGCGCCGCCGCCCTGCTGCTCACCCCTGCCCTGGCCTTCGCTCACCCGGGCCATGGCGACAACGGCCTGGTGGCCGGTATCAGCCATCCATTGGGCGGTATCGACCACCTGCTGGCCATGGTGGCGGTAGGCCTGTGGGCCGCGCAGCAAAAAGGCGCGGCGCGTTGGGCCCTGCCTTGCACGTTTGTGGGCACCATGCTGATAGGCGGCGTGCTGGGTTTTGAGGGCCTGGGGTTGCCGGCACTGGAAAGCGGGATTGCCGCGTCGGTGCTGGCACTGGGCCTGGCGGTGGCGCTGGCAGTGCGTCCGCCGTTGTTCGTGGCGGTGGCGGCGACGGCGGTGTTTGCCTTGTTCCACGGGGTTGCCCATGGCCTTGAGCTGCCAGACATGTCGAGCCCTTGGGCGTATGCCGCAGGGTTTGTCGGCGCGACCGCTGCACTGCACGCCGCCGGGTATGCGCTGGTGCGCTGGCTGCCGGCTGCGGCGGCGCCGTTGGTGCGGGTTGCCGGGGCGGCTTCGGCGGCGACCGGAGTGTGGTTGCTGGCGGGCTGA
- the ureG gene encoding urease accessory protein UreG, with translation MNTQPLRVGIGGPVGSGKTALTLALCLALRDRYNLAVVTNDIYTREDADFLVRNQALAPERIIGVETGGCPHTAIREDASINLEAVDQLNRRFPGLDLILVESGGDNLSATFSPELSDLTIYVIDVSAGDKLPRKGGPGICKSDLLVINKIDLAPLVGASLELMNSDTQRMRNGKPFVFSNQKTGVGLEEIVAFIERQGLLTAA, from the coding sequence ATGAACACACAACCTCTGCGCGTCGGCATCGGCGGTCCGGTGGGCTCCGGCAAGACCGCCCTGACCCTGGCCCTGTGCCTGGCGCTGCGTGATCGCTACAACCTGGCGGTGGTCACCAATGACATCTATACCCGCGAAGACGCCGACTTCCTGGTGCGCAACCAGGCCCTGGCGCCCGAGCGCATCATCGGCGTGGAAACCGGTGGCTGCCCGCACACGGCGATCCGCGAAGACGCCTCGATCAACCTGGAAGCGGTGGACCAGCTCAACCGCCGCTTCCCTGGCCTGGACCTGATCCTGGTGGAGTCCGGCGGCGACAACCTGTCGGCCACCTTCAGCCCGGAGCTGTCGGACCTGACCATCTACGTGATCGATGTGTCGGCCGGCGACAAGCTGCCCCGCAAGGGTGGGCCCGGTATTTGCAAATCCGACCTGCTGGTGATCAACAAGATCGACCTGGCACCGCTGGTCGGCGCCTCGCTGGAACTGATGAACAGCGACACCCAGCGCATGCGCAACGGCAAACCCTTCGTGTTCAGCAATCAGAAAACCGGTGTCGGCCTGGAAGAAATCGTCGCCTTTATCGAACGCCAAGGTCTGTTGACCGCGGCCTGA